One stretch of Streptococcus australis DNA includes these proteins:
- a CDS encoding 5-formyltetrahydrofolate cyclo-ligase — protein MKSELRKQVLQEMKAIPQKQKIAMDQALTEQFLNHPFYQEAKVIATYLSFPHEFQTQGLIDQALKDGKKVLIPKTYPKGRMEFVVYNPQQLKKTSFGLLEPQGDLELVDTSRIDLIHVPGLAFTTEGYRIGYGGGYYDRYLENFAGHSMSTIYPCQIQNFNSEDHDIPVQEVLIYEGNF, from the coding sequence ATGAAATCGGAATTGCGCAAGCAAGTCTTGCAAGAAATGAAGGCCATTCCTCAGAAGCAAAAAATTGCTATGGATCAAGCTTTAACAGAACAATTTTTGAATCATCCTTTTTACCAAGAAGCTAAGGTCATCGCAACCTACCTCTCTTTTCCGCATGAGTTTCAAACGCAGGGACTGATTGACCAAGCGCTGAAGGACGGCAAAAAGGTTTTGATACCTAAAACCTATCCCAAGGGGCGCATGGAGTTTGTGGTCTACAATCCACAGCAGTTGAAAAAAACTTCCTTTGGTTTACTGGAACCCCAAGGGGACTTGGAATTGGTGGATACCTCTCGGATTGATTTGATTCATGTTCCGGGCTTGGCTTTTACGACAGAGGGCTATCGAATTGGATATGGCGGAGGCTATTACGACCGCTATTTGGAGAATTTTGCTGGTCATAGCATGAGTACAATCTATCCTTGTCAAATCCAGAATTTCAACTCGGAAGACCATGATATTCCCGTTCAGGAGGTGCTAATCTATGAAGGAAATTTTTGA
- a CDS encoding N-acetyldiaminopimelate deacetylase, whose amino-acid sequence MLDLIQTRRDLHQIPEIGLEEFKTQAYLLGVIEKLTAGKNFVQVRTWRTGILVYLQGSQPERTIGWRTDIDGLPILEQTGLPFASQHQGRMHACGHDFHMTIALGCLERALEEQPKNNLLFLFQPAEENEAGGMLMYEDGAFGDWLPDQFYGLHVRPDLKVGQIATNTHTLFAGTCEVKIRFKGKGGHSAFPHEANDALVAASYFVTQVQSVVSRNVNPIEGAVVTFGVFQAGTTNNVITDTAFLHGTIRALTQEMSLLVQKRVKTVAEGVAAAFGMEVEIELKQGGYLPVENNPALARELMTFFEEKEGIELIDIEPAMTGEDFGYLLSKVDGVMFWLGIDSPYALHHPQMSPKEEALAIGVDAVSSFLQKKAAE is encoded by the coding sequence ATGTTAGATTTGATTCAGACCAGACGAGATTTGCACCAGATTCCAGAGATTGGCTTGGAGGAGTTCAAGACTCAGGCCTATTTATTAGGTGTCATTGAGAAATTGACTGCGGGCAAGAACTTTGTTCAAGTTCGTACTTGGCGGACAGGGATCTTGGTCTATTTGCAGGGAAGCCAGCCTGAGCGCACCATTGGTTGGCGGACAGATATTGATGGACTCCCTATCCTTGAACAAACAGGCCTGCCTTTCGCCTCTCAACACCAAGGTCGTATGCATGCCTGTGGCCATGATTTTCACATGACCATTGCCTTGGGCTGTCTCGAGCGTGCTCTTGAGGAGCAACCAAAGAATAATCTGCTTTTTTTGTTTCAACCTGCTGAAGAAAATGAAGCGGGTGGTATGCTCATGTATGAGGACGGTGCTTTTGGGGACTGGCTACCAGACCAGTTTTATGGACTCCATGTTCGTCCGGATTTGAAAGTCGGCCAGATTGCGACCAATACACACACTCTCTTTGCAGGGACTTGCGAAGTTAAGATTCGTTTCAAAGGAAAAGGCGGGCACTCTGCTTTTCCGCATGAGGCCAATGATGCCTTGGTGGCTGCTAGTTACTTTGTGACCCAAGTACAGTCAGTTGTCAGCCGTAATGTCAATCCAATCGAGGGAGCAGTGGTGACCTTTGGAGTGTTCCAAGCTGGAACAACCAACAATGTCATTACAGACACAGCCTTTTTACACGGAACCATTCGAGCCTTGACTCAGGAGATGAGCCTTTTGGTGCAAAAGAGAGTGAAAACTGTCGCAGAAGGAGTTGCGGCAGCTTTTGGGATGGAAGTCGAAATCGAACTCAAACAAGGAGGTTACCTGCCAGTGGAGAACAATCCAGCCTTGGCGCGTGAACTGATGACATTCTTTGAAGAAAAAGAAGGAATCGAGTTGATTGATATCGAGCCTGCTATGACTGGTGAGGACTTTGGCTATCTCCTTTCGAAGGTAGATGGCGTTATGTTTTGGCTAGGTATCGATAGTCCTTACGCCCTCCACCATCCTCAGATGAGTCCCAAGGAAGAAGCCTTAGCCATTGGGGTGGATGCGGTCTCTAGCTTTCTTCAAAAGAAGGCAGCAGAGTAG
- a CDS encoding rhomboid family intramembrane serine protease: MKEIFDKRYPVTSFFLLVTALVFLLMLITTGINFDRVKTIFQFGAMYGPIIRLFPEQMWRLFSAIFVHIGWEHFIVNMLSLYFLGRQVEEIFSSKQFFFLYLLSGMMGNLFVFAFTPKVLAAGASTSLYGLFAAIIVLRYATRSPYIQQLGQSYLMLFVINIIGSILIPGISLAGHIGGAVGGAFLAVIFPVKWERRMYSTSQRIGATLLFIALAVFLFYKGMSYV, encoded by the coding sequence ATGAAGGAAATTTTTGACAAACGTTACCCTGTTACTAGTTTTTTCCTCCTAGTAACAGCTTTGGTATTTCTCTTGATGTTGATTACTACAGGCATCAACTTTGATCGGGTAAAAACTATTTTTCAGTTTGGAGCTATGTATGGACCGATCATTCGCCTGTTTCCAGAACAGATGTGGCGCCTTTTTTCAGCTATTTTTGTGCATATAGGTTGGGAGCATTTCATTGTCAATATGCTTTCTCTCTACTTTCTTGGACGACAGGTGGAGGAGATTTTCAGCTCTAAGCAGTTCTTCTTTCTCTATCTCTTATCAGGAATGATGGGCAATCTCTTTGTGTTTGCTTTCACACCGAAAGTCCTAGCAGCAGGAGCATCCACTTCTCTTTACGGACTATTTGCTGCGATTATTGTTTTGCGCTATGCGACTCGCAGCCCCTATATCCAGCAGTTAGGGCAATCCTACCTGATGCTTTTCGTGATAAATATCATTGGAAGTATTCTAATTCCAGGAATCAGTCTAGCAGGGCATATTGGTGGCGCAGTAGGAGGGGCCTTTCTAGCAGTCATCTTTCCAGTCAAATGGGAGAGAAGGATGTACAGTACTAGCCAGCGAATCGGAGCAACCCTACTTTTTATCGCACTAGCCGTTTTCCTTTTCTACAAAGGAATGAGTTATGTGTAG
- the galU gene encoding UTP--glucose-1-phosphate uridylyltransferase GalU: MKQKVRKAVIPAAGLGTRFLPATKALAKEMLPIVDKPTIQFIVEEALKSGIEDILVVTGKSKRSIEDHFDSNFELEYNLKEKGKTDLLKLVDETTGMRLHFIRQTHPRGLGDAVLQAKAFVGNEPFVVMLGDDLMDITNEKAVPLTKQLIDDYERTHASTIAVMPVPHDEVSAYGVIAPQGEGKDGLYSVETFVEKPTPEDAPSDLAIIGRYLLTPEIFQILENQTPGAGNEIQLTDAIDTLNKTQRVFAREFKGARYDVGDKFGFMKTSIDYALRHPQVKDDLKDYLIQLGKELAGGE; encoded by the coding sequence CCTGCAACCAAAGCCTTGGCCAAGGAAATGTTGCCAATCGTAGACAAACCAACCATCCAGTTTATCGTTGAAGAAGCTCTCAAGTCTGGAATCGAAGATATCTTGGTTGTTACAGGTAAGTCAAAACGTTCCATCGAGGACCACTTTGATTCAAACTTCGAATTGGAATACAACCTCAAAGAAAAAGGGAAAACAGATCTTTTGAAGCTAGTTGATGAGACAACTGGCATGCGTCTGCATTTTATCCGTCAAACTCATCCACGCGGGCTCGGAGATGCTGTTTTGCAAGCCAAGGCTTTCGTCGGAAATGAACCTTTTGTCGTTATGCTTGGTGATGACTTGATGGATATCACCAACGAAAAGGCTGTTCCACTTACCAAACAACTCATAGATGACTATGAGCGTACCCACGCTTCCACTATCGCTGTCATGCCAGTCCCTCATGACGAAGTATCTGCCTATGGCGTTATTGCTCCGCAAGGCGAAGGAAAAGACGGCCTTTACAGTGTTGAAACCTTTGTTGAAAAACCTACTCCTGAGGATGCTCCTAGCGACCTTGCTATCATCGGACGTTACCTTCTCACACCTGAAATTTTCCAAATCCTCGAAAACCAAACTCCAGGTGCAGGTAATGAAATCCAGCTTACAGATGCAATCGACACCCTTAACAAAACACAGCGTGTTTTCGCTCGTGAATTCAAGGGCGCTCGTTATGATGTTGGAGACAAGTTTGGCTTTATGAAAACATCTATTGATTACGCACTAAGACACCCTCAAGTCAAAGACGACTTGAAAGACTACCTCATTCAACTCGGAAAAGAGTTAGCTGGGGGGGAATAA